One Lemur catta isolate mLemCat1 chromosome 15, mLemCat1.pri, whole genome shotgun sequence genomic window carries:
- the TMEM100 gene encoding transmembrane protein 100, translated as MTEEPIKEILGAPKARMPVMPEKNPKSEPVVPTVPLVSEIQLMAATGGAELSCYRCIIPFAVVVFIAGVVVTAVAYSFNSHGSIISIFGLVVLSSGLFLLASSALCWKVRQRSKKAKRRESQTALVANQRSLFA; from the coding sequence ATGACTGAAGAGCCCATAAAAGAGATCCTGGGAGCCCCAAAGGCACGCATGCCAGTGATGCCAGAGAAGAATCCCAAGAGCGAACCTGTGGTCCCCACAGTGCCCCTGGTCAGCGAGATTCAGCTGATGGCCGCGACAGGGGGCGCGGAGCTCTCCTGCTACCGCTGCATCATCCCCTTCGCCGTGGTCGTCTTCATCGCCGGCGTCGTGGTCACCGCGGTGGCCTACAGCTTCAATTCCCACGGCTCCATCATCTCCATCTTTGGCCTGGTGGTTCTGTCTTCTGGACTTTTTTTATTAGCCTCCAGCGCCCTGTGCTGGAAGGTGAGACAAAGGAGCAAGAAGGCCAAGAGACGGGAGAGTCAGACAGCTCTCGTGGCAAATCAGAGAAGCTTGTTTGCTTAA